The following proteins are encoded in a genomic region of Candidatus Hydrogenedentota bacterium:
- a CDS encoding LptF/LptG family permease, whose amino-acid sequence MERAVVLRELRPSSGGGRTPISTILSRYILKEIAVPAVLAVAIIGFIGVANEMRERREAMELEFITLWDVARLAFYLSPTLVAYIIPITFMLGILLAFGRLAQNNEITAMKAAGISLKRLVAPVILFGAILSGLSFCLQDRVQPAAMQHMNHLLYTELPQRITLEMLPTGVMHDVSGWRVYIGSRDAATKTLKDVVILQPKDGQNWVYYGESAQFIEDASGLKVNMPKGNIVLPQGNDSVTSMPFTNLSVSLPSKSLRPPPSLRKSMALRELWEREAQARKQYEVSKSKSTQDDLRKVRTEICERFSLPLACLAVSVIAAPFAVRAPRAGRSHGFAVGFIILLVYYALRMVLEPSTVKPFAEMLLRALTPNIVLGLAGVIAIWRVDRV is encoded by the coding sequence GTGGAACGGGCAGTTGTCTTGCGCGAACTCCGTCCCTCATCGGGGGGCGGCCGAACGCCCATATCCACAATTCTGTCGCGTTACATTCTCAAAGAGATCGCGGTCCCGGCCGTATTAGCCGTCGCCATCATCGGATTCATAGGCGTGGCCAACGAAATGCGCGAACGCCGGGAAGCAATGGAGCTGGAGTTCATTACCCTGTGGGACGTAGCGCGACTCGCGTTTTATCTGTCTCCCACCCTTGTGGCATACATCATCCCAATCACGTTCATGCTGGGCATCCTTCTGGCATTCGGACGGCTGGCGCAGAACAACGAAATTACGGCCATGAAAGCGGCCGGCATTTCGTTGAAACGTCTTGTTGCCCCCGTAATTCTGTTTGGCGCCATCCTCAGCGGATTGAGCTTTTGCCTGCAAGATCGGGTGCAACCGGCCGCCATGCAGCACATGAATCACCTGTTGTATACGGAGCTTCCGCAGCGCATCACGCTGGAGATGCTTCCTACGGGAGTGATGCATGACGTTTCGGGCTGGCGTGTCTACATCGGCTCGCGGGACGCAGCCACGAAGACCCTGAAAGATGTCGTGATCCTTCAGCCGAAAGATGGTCAGAACTGGGTTTACTACGGCGAGTCGGCCCAGTTCATTGAGGACGCCTCCGGCCTCAAAGTCAATATGCCAAAGGGAAACATCGTTCTGCCGCAAGGGAACGATTCGGTAACGAGCATGCCCTTCACCAACCTAAGTGTGTCGTTGCCTTCCAAGTCGCTTCGTCCTCCGCCTAGCCTGAGAAAGAGCATGGCCCTGCGCGAATTGTGGGAGCGCGAAGCCCAGGCCCGAAAACAGTACGAAGTAAGCAAATCCAAAAGTACTCAGGACGACCTGCGAAAGGTCAGAACTGAAATCTGCGAACGGTTCAGCCTGCCGCTAGCCTGTCTTGCCGTCAGCGTCATAGCCGCGCCCTTTGCCGTACGCGCACCACGAGCGGGACGTTCACACGGTTTCGCCGTCGGTTTCATCATTCTGCTCGTATACTATGCGTTGCGCATGGTGTTGGAACCGTCGACCGTCAAACCGTTTGCTGAAATGCTCCTGCGGGCGCTTACACCGAATATTGTGTTGGGACTTGCCGGCGTGATCGCCATTTGGCGTGTTGACCGCGTATGA
- a CDS encoding LptF/LptG family permease — MKTLDQYLARRMVVTIFQALLALVAIYILIDLLTREGALSSYDVPFGIVVRYYLNLTPQIIYRIAPFAMLVSSLLVLGDAVQSNEVTAVLSGGISLRRFVVVPVLVALLYSIGLFVMDARVGVEAAKEANRIREGYFSLNPDMKRTGISWANLSGGWTCHIAKFNRIALTGENVLMYSRTPDSVQQIEARRIYWDKETKQWILEDGRWFTMNAQETIASGSRVRQRPAPFSEPPEVLFALDKPMETKTPRQLLAEIGNAEKRAVPASDLWVDYHVKFSQPALSFVMIWLAIPFAMRLRRGGLAISFATSTIIAIVYLLVFSVTMELGYAERLAPPVAAWLANGAFFVFGVILFWRTPT, encoded by the coding sequence ATGAAGACGCTGGACCAATATCTCGCCCGCCGCATGGTCGTAACCATCTTTCAGGCCTTGCTTGCGCTCGTCGCGATATACATCTTGATTGATCTGCTGACGCGCGAAGGGGCCCTGAGCAGCTACGATGTCCCTTTCGGCATAGTCGTCCGCTATTACCTCAACCTCACCCCGCAAATCATCTACCGAATCGCCCCGTTCGCGATGCTGGTCTCGTCCCTCCTGGTCCTGGGAGATGCCGTCCAAAGCAACGAAGTGACAGCCGTCTTGTCCGGGGGCATTAGTCTGAGGCGCTTCGTTGTTGTCCCCGTGCTCGTGGCGCTGTTGTACTCGATTGGCCTTTTCGTCATGGACGCGCGCGTCGGCGTTGAGGCGGCAAAAGAGGCCAACCGTATACGGGAAGGATACTTCTCACTCAATCCAGACATGAAACGCACGGGCATAAGCTGGGCGAACTTGTCCGGCGGTTGGACATGTCACATTGCGAAATTCAATCGAATCGCGTTGACCGGCGAGAATGTCCTAATGTATTCCCGGACCCCGGACTCGGTGCAGCAGATCGAAGCCCGGCGCATCTATTGGGACAAGGAAACAAAGCAGTGGATCCTGGAAGACGGTCGCTGGTTCACCATGAACGCCCAGGAGACAATAGCTTCCGGTTCCCGCGTGCGTCAGCGTCCAGCGCCGTTTTCGGAACCTCCGGAAGTCCTGTTCGCCCTCGATAAACCCATGGAGACCAAGACCCCTCGCCAGCTTTTGGCGGAAATCGGCAACGCGGAGAAGAGGGCCGTACCGGCGAGCGATCTCTGGGTGGATTACCACGTCAAGTTCTCTCAGCCTGCCCTGAGCTTTGTCATGATTTGGCTGGCCATTCCTTTTGCGATGCGGCTACGCCGGGGCGGTCTTGCCATTAGCTTCGCCACCAGCACGATAATCGCAATAGTCTATTTGCTCGTGTTTTCGGTCACGATGGAGCTCGGGTACGCGGAACGGTTGGCTCCACCGGTGGCGGCTTGGCTGGCTAACGGAGCGTTCTTTGTATTCGGCGTAATCCTCTTCTGGAGGACGCCCACTTAA
- the rhaI gene encoding L-rhamnose isomerase translates to MKTIDPKAIKPALEVLEAKFGDLNGIKKRIKAHQIETPSWAYGDSGTRFKVFPQEGVPRNPFEKMEDAAIVNKLTGIAPSVAVHIPWDKVDDFAKLGAYAAELGVRIGAVNPNLFQDNVYKFGSLTNEDPAIRKKAVDHLLECIEIAKTVKSDILSLWFADGTNYPGQGDFRRRKHYMFEGLQAAYAKMPKGMRMLLEYKLFEPGFYHTDIADWGMSYAFCNKLGDQAQVLIDLGHHALGVNIEHIVAFLIDEGKMGGFHFNNKKYADDDLSVGSINPYELFLIYNELISAEDDPSVSTNVAYMIDQSHNLKCKIEEMIQSVVNCQTAYAKALLVDRAALRAAQQNGDLVAAEELLQDAYQTDVRPLLAQVRIEMGIDPDPLKAFRESGYLEKIRKARARGSEATLSSGYPG, encoded by the coding sequence ATGAAGACTATCGACCCGAAGGCCATTAAGCCCGCACTGGAGGTGCTTGAAGCCAAGTTTGGCGATCTTAACGGTATAAAAAAGCGCATTAAGGCTCACCAGATCGAGACTCCGTCGTGGGCATACGGCGACTCCGGCACCCGCTTCAAAGTCTTTCCGCAAGAGGGCGTACCTCGTAACCCCTTCGAGAAGATGGAAGACGCCGCCATTGTGAACAAGCTAACAGGTATCGCTCCTTCTGTTGCCGTTCATATTCCCTGGGACAAAGTAGATGACTTCGCGAAGCTTGGCGCTTATGCAGCGGAACTGGGTGTACGAATTGGTGCAGTCAATCCCAACCTGTTCCAGGACAACGTGTACAAATTTGGAAGCCTCACCAACGAGGATCCTGCCATCCGCAAGAAGGCCGTTGACCACCTCCTTGAATGCATCGAAATCGCCAAGACGGTCAAATCGGACATCCTGAGCCTGTGGTTCGCGGACGGGACCAACTACCCCGGACAGGGCGATTTCCGCCGCCGGAAGCACTACATGTTCGAAGGGTTGCAGGCCGCCTACGCCAAGATGCCCAAGGGCATGCGTATGTTGTTGGAATACAAGCTTTTCGAGCCGGGCTTCTACCACACGGATATCGCGGACTGGGGCATGTCCTACGCGTTCTGCAACAAGCTTGGCGACCAGGCTCAGGTCTTGATTGACCTGGGTCACCACGCCCTGGGCGTAAACATCGAGCACATCGTGGCCTTCCTGATTGATGAAGGGAAGATGGGCGGGTTCCACTTCAACAACAAGAAGTACGCCGATGACGACCTAAGTGTAGGCAGCATAAATCCTTATGAGCTATTTCTGATCTACAACGAGCTTATTTCCGCCGAAGATGACCCCTCCGTGTCCACGAACGTCGCGTACATGATCGACCAGAGTCACAACCTCAAATGTAAAATTGAAGAAATGATTCAGTCTGTCGTCAATTGTCAGACGGCGTACGCGAAAGCCCTGCTCGTTGACCGGGCTGCGCTGCGCGCCGCCCAACAGAATGGCGACCTTGTAGCGGCGGAAGAGCTGCTGCAAGACGCGTATCAAACCGATGTGCGGCCGTTGCTTGCGCAGGTTCGCATCGAGATGGGCATCGACCCGGATCCGTTGAAGGCCTTCCGGGAAAGTGGCTATCTCGAGAAGATTCGCAAAGCGCGGGCACGGGGTTCCGAGGCGACGCTTTCCTCGGGGTACCCTGGTTAA
- a CDS encoding double zinc ribbon domain-containing protein: protein MGFAGGEWALTLKNLFVPMFCKQCGLRLLTEENGHFCPTCWEMSPRIERPYCPVCGRPHAPGIGYGARDNTLCGPCSAEKAERPYRFIFGAAVYDGAIGEAIRLFKFYGKRRLARPLGEVMRTAIESELECEPYQFVIPVPLYKVRLRERGYNQSALLAREVMSCFPNARLDESLKRIRPTLVQSRLTDPAQRRDNVRGAFAVDNAAHLQEAAVVLVDDVVTTGGTVHECAETLRRAGVASVDVVAAALALPHAATSR from the coding sequence ATGGGGTTTGCAGGCGGCGAGTGGGCGCTGACGCTCAAGAATCTCTTCGTTCCCATGTTCTGCAAACAATGTGGGTTGCGTCTGCTCACGGAAGAAAACGGCCACTTCTGCCCGACATGCTGGGAGATGAGTCCGCGTATCGAACGTCCCTACTGCCCGGTCTGCGGACGGCCGCACGCGCCCGGCATCGGGTATGGTGCGCGCGACAACACGCTCTGCGGACCGTGCAGTGCGGAGAAGGCGGAGCGCCCGTATCGGTTCATCTTCGGGGCCGCGGTGTACGACGGAGCCATTGGCGAGGCGATCCGGTTGTTCAAGTTCTACGGTAAGCGCCGTCTCGCGAGACCTCTGGGCGAAGTCATGCGAACAGCCATTGAGTCCGAGTTGGAATGTGAGCCGTACCAATTCGTGATACCGGTCCCGCTCTACAAGGTGCGGCTGCGCGAACGCGGATACAACCAATCCGCCTTACTCGCAAGGGAGGTCATGTCGTGCTTTCCGAATGCCCGTTTGGACGAGTCACTCAAACGAATTCGGCCCACGTTGGTTCAGAGCCGCCTCACTGATCCGGCCCAGCGTCGCGACAATGTGCGCGGGGCATTTGCCGTCGACAATGCCGCCCACTTGCAGGAGGCTGCGGTGGTGTTGGTGGACGACGTTGTAACCACCGGCGGCACGGTTCACGAGTGCGCCGAAACCCTACGGAGAGCGGGTGTGGCGTCGGTTGACGTGGTGGCGGCGGCGCTTGCCTTGCCGCACGCGGCAACTAGCAGGTAG
- a CDS encoding DinB family protein → MNIIDAMIKELQHEAIATRKVLERVPEDKFGWKPHEKSMTLGRLASHTAEIPQWAGMTLNTDEFVFNPGDYVAWTAESSKQLLETFDKQLAAAVNAMQGVSNESLMQPWKFKKGDVVIFELPRVAVLRSMILNHIVHHRGQLTVYLRLLDVPVPSVYGPSADDPGM, encoded by the coding sequence ATGAATATCATCGACGCCATGATCAAAGAGCTTCAGCACGAAGCCATCGCCACCCGAAAGGTCTTGGAACGCGTGCCGGAAGACAAGTTCGGTTGGAAACCTCACGAAAAGTCCATGACGCTTGGAAGACTCGCATCGCATACGGCGGAAATCCCGCAGTGGGCGGGGATGACCCTGAATACCGACGAATTTGTCTTCAACCCCGGCGACTATGTGGCCTGGACCGCCGAATCGTCGAAACAGCTCCTGGAGACTTTCGACAAGCAATTGGCGGCCGCGGTCAATGCCATGCAGGGCGTGAGCAACGAGAGCCTCATGCAACCGTGGAAGTTCAAGAAAGGCGACGTAGTCATTTTCGAACTGCCCCGAGTGGCCGTGCTGCGCTCCATGATCCTCAACCACATCGTCCACCACCGCGGCCAACTCACCGTTTACCTGCGCCTGCTGGATGTTCCCGTCCCCAGCGTCTACGGGCCCAGCGCTGACGACCCGGGTATGTAG
- a CDS encoding GxxExxY protein, producing the protein MAKFVEIKEAIIGAAIEVHRELGPGLLESAYEECLAYELSLRGLTARRQVELPVIYKRLELDCGYRIDLIVEEAVVVELKAVEKLLPIHEAQILTYLKLSEMSVGLLLNFNVPLMRDGIKRFSI; encoded by the coding sequence ATGGCGAAATTTGTGGAGATTAAGGAAGCAATCATTGGGGCGGCAATTGAAGTGCATCGAGAACTGGGGCCGGGGTTGCTGGAATCAGCATATGAAGAGTGCCTCGCCTACGAACTTTCTTTGCGGGGATTAACAGCGCGACGTCAAGTGGAGTTGCCTGTCATCTACAAGCGTCTGGAACTCGATTGCGGATACCGGATAGACCTCATCGTGGAAGAGGCCGTCGTGGTCGAGCTAAAGGCTGTCGAGAAGCTGCTGCCGATTCACGAAGCCCAAATACTCACGTACTTGAAGCTGAGCGAGATGTCAGTCGGATTACTGCTCAACTTCAACGTGCCACTGATGCGAGACGGTATTAAGAGGTTTTCAATCTGA
- a CDS encoding GntR family transcriptional regulator, with protein sequence MNIGETDRTNSAGTPRRLAIPPVSSAAPGPLYQQIVDGIKREISEGRLEPGAMLPSFRQLAEELFVSLITVKRAYEDLEREGIIFRKQGLGTFVSEHGADRSREAKVAQARSLIEQAIREASEAGLSEDEILAITHELLEREALIWGQRR encoded by the coding sequence ATGAACATCGGCGAGACTGACAGAACGAATAGTGCGGGTACGCCCCGGCGGTTGGCCATACCGCCGGTGTCGTCTGCCGCGCCGGGCCCGCTGTACCAGCAGATCGTCGATGGCATCAAACGGGAAATCAGCGAAGGCCGTCTCGAACCCGGCGCGATGCTGCCCTCGTTTCGTCAATTGGCCGAAGAACTATTCGTGAGCCTCATCACCGTCAAACGGGCCTACGAAGACCTCGAACGGGAAGGCATCATCTTCCGAAAACAGGGGCTGGGCACCTTTGTATCCGAGCATGGGGCAGACCGAAGCCGAGAGGCCAAAGTGGCGCAGGCGCGGTCCTTGATCGAGCAAGCGATTCGCGAAGCATCTGAGGCGGGCCTCAGCGAAGACGAAATACTCGCTATTACCCACGAGTTACTGGAAAGGGAGGCGTTGATATGGGGGCAGAGGCGCTAA
- a CDS encoding ABC transporter ATP-binding protein has product MGAEALKIRGLEKGFPGFHLGPIDITVPTGGMYGLIGPNGAGKTTTIDLIMGMGAKEKGTIEVFGLDHIREEVAVKAKIGYVSPDLSFNAWGRVDRLVAFIRGFYPDWDDNYCDALMKRMKVGWHETISALSYGSRMKLNLVVALAHRPALLLLDEPLAGLDAISKHELFTELLEAIQDETRTVIISSHNLDDIERFADHVGIIADGKMLLEGPTAVLVERFRIVDFVTDNGAAPKPVRGAYIQRRGDRRWRILVDTQEEAIERIRAQGFSDVSTAPVTLEELFVGLVKGQE; this is encoded by the coding sequence ATGGGGGCAGAGGCGCTAAAGATCCGGGGTTTGGAAAAGGGCTTTCCCGGTTTCCACCTGGGTCCCATCGACATCACCGTGCCGACGGGGGGCATGTACGGACTGATTGGGCCCAACGGCGCGGGAAAGACGACAACCATCGATCTCATTATGGGGATGGGCGCGAAGGAAAAAGGGACCATCGAGGTCTTCGGGCTTGACCACATTCGCGAAGAAGTGGCGGTCAAAGCCAAGATCGGCTATGTGAGCCCGGACCTGTCGTTTAACGCGTGGGGGCGCGTGGATAGGCTCGTAGCGTTCATTCGGGGGTTCTATCCCGACTGGGACGACAACTACTGCGATGCGCTCATGAAACGCATGAAAGTCGGGTGGCACGAAACCATCTCTGCATTGTCATACGGGTCGCGCATGAAGCTGAACCTCGTGGTGGCGCTGGCGCACCGGCCTGCGTTGCTCTTGCTTGACGAACCGCTCGCGGGTCTCGATGCGATCTCGAAGCACGAATTGTTCACGGAACTGCTCGAAGCGATCCAGGACGAAACGCGCACGGTCATCATCTCATCGCACAACCTCGACGACATCGAGCGGTTTGCGGACCATGTGGGGATCATCGCCGACGGCAAGATGCTGCTGGAAGGGCCGACAGCGGTTCTCGTGGAGCGGTTCCGAATTGTCGATTTCGTAACGGACAACGGCGCAGCACCAAAACCTGTGCGCGGCGCATATATCCAACGCCGCGGCGATAGACGCTGGCGCATCCTCGTCGACACGCAGGAAGAAGCAATCGAGCGAATTCGTGCGCAGGGATTCTCCGATGTATCAACGGCACCCGTGACGTTGGAGGAACTGTTTGTGGGGTTGGTGAAGGGGCAAGAATGA